The following coding sequences lie in one Spinacia oleracea cultivar Varoflay chromosome 1, BTI_SOV_V1, whole genome shotgun sequence genomic window:
- the LOC110806060 gene encoding zinc finger CCCH domain-containing protein 41, which yields MSMELKSPPVVPSGLVPTDCVSDPDEKEISDDDDDDRNHKHRRRDTRSQSLETDPLEQALIQPYRKRSRTYENGQSDPQSHYNLDRDFSKFEKRRPPGVNFFQFPGEHGPGRGRGRDFHRDSRFGSVDIASQMAHPGSIQSAMFTGRGFPNVPNAQGGSWSGFGLLPAIPNGAMDAINPLGMPGMLRPQLNPSLNMGIQRQRCRDFEERGFCMRGDMCPMEHGVNRIVVEDVQSLSQFNLPVSLSNAHVLGTSAGGGFMPSVGVSSGTLMSSRGMHSRTSKSAVDDESLAGVANAGGADVYDPDQPLWNNDGHGTSTPLLGLKPPNFDDSEPFMDADLSDRVICNSGAAINSQSTSATVWGRLKNSKNKLELKEKLDSRTKPSEYPESKLKESREASISTQGTSHLGKQNNGGPFGMKVAGSTSKLQNDAGANARKLSQKAQRTLFVNCIPLKDNKKENLLSHFRKFGEVIDIYIPANSERAFVQFSKREEAERALKAPDAVMGSRFIKLWWANRDSVAEDGSNSVNNVITHQGVSAASGSPHLSVFNKGKDNLQHAATKVVVPKPPDSLVTVGHDFKPTATNSPRAAPPAQKKMENLEVLREELRKKQEMLEQKRNAFRRQLDKLAKQATGVKDEVSAGQAAKEQTVEPSTSVEKAANFANTKSADANVSGPLLQTEVHIENIASQRCRTNSAGAPQDPPNLKHTVRPMTTAAVPFAMNRYKLDNRPATFRIKAPLPFNLANVVALKDHFSFYGVVSNVEIEDSGEEESPKGHNDDSEAMKKCSARISFSTRQSAERAFLNGKCWNGYNLQFSWVTSSIPSTSRSSGESSSAFKGIINVEVESEDTTKHDKSQGNKESNSTPKSSNGLCGDSPRSNNKDSPNKDSPTAAVQSPDKSANYIPLEADGSENRDFQVQDKEEEEEEEEEEEEEEEEEDSFIEADGNLRVSPKLLAAERLA from the exons aTGAGTATGGAGCTGAAAAGTCCGCCCGTGGTACCTAGTGGCCTTGTTCCTACTGATTGTGTCAGTGATCCAGATGAGAAGGAAATTAgcgacgatgatgatgatgatcgcAATCATAAGCATCGTAGGCGGGATACTAGATCCCAATCCTTGGAGACAGATCCGCTAGAACAAGCTTTGATACAACCGTACAGAAAACGGAGTAGGACTTATGAAAATGGGCAGAGTGATCCCCAGTCTCACTATAATCTAGATAGGGACTTCTCGAAGTTTGAAAAGAGGCGGCCTCCTGGAGTAAATTTCTTTCAGTTTCCTGGTGAACATGGTCCTGGAAGAGGAAGGGGTAGAGATTTCCATCGTGATTCACGGTTTGGTTCCGTTGATATTGCTTCCCAAATGGCTCATCCAGGTTCTATTCAGTCGGCTATGTTCACAGGAAGAGGGTTTCCTAATGTTCCAAATGCACAAGGTGGATCTTGGAGTGGCTTCGGACTACTTCCTGCAATCCCAAATGGGGCAATGGATGCAATAAATCCACTTGGGATGCCAGGAATGCTCAGACCACAGTTGAATCCTTCACTCAACATGGGTATTCAGCGTCAGCGCTGCAGAGACTTTGAGGAGCGTGGATTTTGCATGAGGGGTGATATGTGCCCAATGGAGCATGGTGTCAATCGAATTGTTGTTGAAGATGTGCAG AGCTTATCACAGTTTAACCTCCCGGTGTCACTCTCAAATGCACATGTCCTTGGTACATCAGCTGGAGGTGGGTTTATGCCATCAGTTGGTGTTTCTTCTGGTACATTGATGAGCAGCCGAGGTATGCATAGTAGAACAAGCAAGTCTGCTGTAGATGATGAGAGCTTGGCGGGTGTTGCTAATGCTGGTGGAGCTGATGTGTACGACCCTGACCAGCCTTTGTGGAATAATGATGGTCATGGAACATCAACTCCGCTGCTTGGGTTGAAACCACCCAACTTTGATGATTCCGAGCCCTTTATGGATGCTGACCTTTCTGATCGTGTAATCTGTAATAGTGGGGCGGCTATTAATTCACAAAGCACAAGTGCAACTGTTTGGGGACGACTCAAAAATTCAAAGAATAAGTTGGAACTGAAAGAGAAACTTGACTCTAGGACAAAGCCGTCAGAGTATCCAGAAAGTAAATTGAAAGAGAGTCGTGAGGCATCAATTAGCACACAAGGGACTTCTCATCTTGGAAAACAAAACAATGGAGGGCCATTTGGCATGAAAGTTGCTGGTTCAACTTCAAAGCTGCAAAATGATGCAGGGGCTAATGCTAGGAAACTATCCCAAAAGGCCCAACGCACTTTATTCGTCAATTGCATTCCACTGAAAGACAATAAGAAAGAAAACCTTCTCTCTCATTTTAGAAAATTTGGAGAAGTAATTGATATCTACATCCCAGCAAACAGTGAACGAGCTTTTGTGCAGTTCTCTAAAAGGGAAGAGGCAGAAAGAGCGTTGAAGGCACCTGATGCTGTAATGGGAAGCCGTTTCATTAAGTTATGGTGGGCAAACAGAGATAGCGTAGCTGAAGATGGCTCAAACAGTGTTAACAATGTGATAACGCATCAAGGTGTGTCAGCTGCTTCTGGTTCACCTCATCTGTCTGTTTTCAACAAAGGAAAAGATAATCTCCAACATGCTGCTACAAAAGTTGTAGTGCCTAAACCTCCTGACAGCCTTGTGACTGTTGGCCATGACTTTAAACCTACTGCTACCAACAGCCCGAGGGCGGCACCGCCAGCACAAAAAAAGATGGAAAATTTGGAGGTTTTGAGGGAGGAGTTACGTAAAAAACAGGAAATGTTGGAACAGAAGAGGAATGCATTTCGCCGACAGTTGGATAAACTTGCAAAGCAA GCTACAGGAGTCAAGGATGAAGTATCAGCTGGGCAAGCTGCGAAGGAGCAGACAGTTGAACCATCAACTAGTGTGGAAAAAGCTGCAAATTTTGCAAACACTAAGTCTGCAGATGCTAATGTTTCTGGACCATTATTGCAGACTGAGGTGCATATTGAGAACATTGCATCTCAGAGATGCAGAACGAATTCAGCTGGTGCACCGCAGGATCCTCCAAATTTGAAGCACACAGTTCGTCCAATGACAACTGCTGCAGTTCCTTTTGCTATGAATAGATATAAATTGGATAACAGGCCAGCAACTTTTAGGATAAAAGCACCTTTACCGTTCAATTTGGCAAAT GTTGTTGCTTTAAAGGATCACTTTTCCTTTTACGGTGTTGTATCTAATGTGGAGATAGAAGATTCTGGCGAGGAAGAGAGTCCTAAAGGCCACAATGATGATTCCGAGGCAATGAAGAAGTGCTCTGCTCGTATAAGCTTTTCAACTCGACAGTCAGCTGAAAGGGCATTCTTGAATGGTAAATGTTGGAATGGATACAATTTACAGTTTTCATGGGTAACTTCAAGTATTCCTAGTACCAGTAGAAGTAGTGGGGAAAGTTCGTCGGCTTTTAAAGGTATTATTAATGTAGAAGTTGAGTCTGAGGATACAACAAAGCATGATAAATCCCAGGGCAACAAAGAGAGTAATTCAACTCCTAAGTCATCAAATGGACTTTGTGGTGATAGCCCCAGGTCCAATAACAAAGACAGTCCTAACAAAGACAGTCCTACAGCAGCTGTTCAGTCTCCAGATAAATCAGCAAATTATATACCCTTAGAAGCAGATGGATCGGAAAATAGAGATTTTCAAGTGCAAgacaaagaagaagaagaagaagaagaagaagaagaagaagaagaagaagaagaagaagatagcTTCATTGAGGCGGATGGAAATTTGAGAGTCAGTCCTAAACTTCTTGCTGCAGAGAGACTTGCCTGA
- the LOC110806072 gene encoding amino acid transporter AVT6A, which translates to MTIGKMESKRERKSKKSKQVPDENAPLLPTKREHEAGFDEFNGASFSGAVFNLSTTIIGAGIMSLPATMKILGLGLGIFMIVFMAFLTEKSIEMLLKFSRTGKCSSYGGVMEDAFGKVGRILLQVAVLVNNIGVLIVYMIIIGDVLSGTSASGIHHAGVLEGWFGDNWWNGRFAVLLITTLCVFAPLACFKRIDSLRYTSALSVGLAVVFLVIMVGIAVIKLVSGTVMMPRLLPDITDFNSFWKLFTSVPVLVTAYICHYNVHSIDNELEDSTQIKSVVRTALGLCSSVYVMTSLFGFLLFGDGTLDDVLANFDTDLGIPFGAVLNDAVRVSYAAHLMLVFPIVFYPLRINIDGLFFPSSSPLVHSNKRFSLITIVLITLIFLGATFIPSIWDAFQFTGATAAVCLGFIFPAAIILKDRYAISTTKEKSLAILMIVLAVFSNVVAIYSDAYALFKKSSVTSKT; encoded by the exons atgACCATTGGTAAGATGGAGtcgaagagagagagaaaatcaaagaaatcgAAGCAAGTTCCAGATGAGAATGCCCCTTTGTTACCCACAAAACGTGAACACGAAGCCGGATTTGATGAGTTTAATGGGGCTTCATTTTCTGGGGCAGTCTTTAATTTGTCCACAACAATTATTGGAGCAGGAATTATGTCTTTGCCTGCTACTATGAAGATCTTAGGTCTTGGTCTTGGGATTTTTATGATCGTATTTATGGCTTTTTTGACCGAGAAATCAATTGAAATGTTGCTCAAGTTTAGCAGGACTGGAAAGTGTTCCTCTTATGGTGGTGTTATGGAAGATGCATTTGGAAAAGTTGGTAGAATTTTGCTGCAAGTTGCTGTTTTAGTTAACAACATTGGTGTTCTTATAGTGTATATGATCATCATAG GTGATGTGCTCTCAGGAACATCTGCCAGTGGAATTCATCATGCTGGTGTCCTAGAAGGTTGGTTTGGAGATAATTGGTGGAATGGCCGGTTCGCTGTTCTCCTTATCACAACTCTGTGTGTGTTTGCTCCATTGGCTTGCTTCAAGCGTATTG ATTCTCTGAGATATACATCTGCATTATCAGTTGGGCTGGCTGTTGTATTTCTTGTAATTATGGTGGGAATTGCGGTTATTAAGTTGGTAAGCGGCACTGTGATGATGCCCAGATTGCTTCCAGACATTACTGATTTTAATTCATTCTGGAAACTCTTCACATCCGTTCCTGTTCTTGTCACAGCGTATATTTGTCACTACAATG TTCACTCTATTGACAATGAACTCGAGGACTCTACCCAAATAAAATCTGTTGTACGAACTGCACTTGGACTCTGTTCTTCTGTATATGTAATGACAAGTTTATTTGGGTTTCTTCTCTTTGGTGATGGAACTCTGGATGATGTCCTTGCAAACTTTGATACTGACCTCGGAATACCATTTGGTGCCGTGTTGAATGATGCTGTTCGTGTCAGCTATGCTGCACACTTGATGCTTGTTTTCCCCATTGTCTTCTATCCATTACGGATCAATATCGACGGCCTTTTCTTCCCCTCATCAAGTCCTCTGGTTCACAGCAACAAGAGATTCTCTTTGATTACCATCGTCCTTATAACTCTTATATTCCTCGGAGCAACTTTCATACCAAGCATCTGGGATGCTTTTCAGTTTACTGGAGCAACTGCTGCTGTTTGTCTTGGGTTTATCTTTCCTGCTGCTATTATCTTAAA GGACCGGTATGCCATTTCCACAACCAAAGAAAAATCCTTGGCCATTTTGATGATTGTCCTAGCAGTATTCTCAAATGTTGTAGCAATATACAGTGATGCCTATGCACTATTCAAGAAGAGTTCTGTAACCAGTAAAACTTAA